In Alphaproteobacteria bacterium, one genomic interval encodes:
- a CDS encoding isochorismatase family cysteine hydrolase — MDSLNGATAVLVVDMQNGMCKPEGSHARLGLDIGMLAGAIEPCRALVGAARAAGALVCFSYLAYEPDYSDGGFIVREMMPNIKSSKVCPRGSWDAEIVEELTPQPGDVVVEKSRMSSFMRTDLEKQLRDRGVVNLIVCGVTTNMCVESTVRDASQLDFRTFVVRDAVGEVDRGRHASALESMGFLFAKLVTTEEAVAALGRRAAA, encoded by the coding sequence ATGGACAGTTTGAACGGTGCGACGGCAGTGCTGGTCGTGGATATGCAAAACGGCATGTGCAAGCCCGAGGGGTCGCATGCCCGACTCGGTCTCGACATCGGCATGCTGGCGGGCGCGATCGAGCCGTGTCGCGCCTTGGTGGGGGCGGCACGGGCGGCGGGTGCTCTAGTTTGCTTCTCTTACCTTGCCTACGAGCCCGACTACAGCGACGGCGGGTTCATCGTGCGCGAGATGATGCCGAACATTAAGTCGAGCAAGGTGTGTCCGCGGGGGTCTTGGGATGCGGAAATCGTCGAAGAACTGACGCCGCAACCCGGCGATGTGGTGGTCGAGAAAAGTCGTATGAGTTCGTTCATGCGTACCGATCTGGAGAAGCAACTGCGCGACCGGGGGGTCGTCAATTTGATCGTGTGCGGCGTGACGACGAACATGTGCGTCGAATCGACCGTTCGCGATGCGTCGCAGCTCGATTTCCGTACCTTTGTCGTACGCGACGCCGTGGGCGAGGTCGACCGCGGTCGCCATGCGTCGGCGCTCGAGTCGATGGGATTTCTCTTCGCCAAACTCGTCACCACCGAAGAGGCCGTTGCGGCCCTCGGTCGACGGGCTGCCGCATGA